In a genomic window of Streptococcus mitis NCTC 12261:
- a CDS encoding formate/nitrite transporter family protein — translation MVSSEFISKIEFACKKKESLYSQSKFKYAIRSMFAGAFLTFSTAAGAVGADLINKIAPGSGRFLFPFVFAWGLAYIVFLNAELVTSNMMFLTAGSFLKKISWRKTAEILLYCTLFNLIGALIAGWGFAHSAAYANLTHDSFISGVVEMKLGRSNELILLEAILANIFVNIAILSFVLVKDGGAKLWLVLSAIYMFVFLTNEHIAANFASFAIVKFSVAADSIANFGIGNMLRHWGVTFIGNFIGGGLLMGLPYAFLNKNEDTYVD, via the coding sequence ATGGTTTCTTCAGAATTTATCTCAAAGATTGAATTTGCTTGCAAGAAGAAGGAAAGTCTTTATAGTCAAAGCAAATTTAAGTATGCGATTCGTTCTATGTTCGCAGGTGCATTTTTAACCTTCAGTACTGCTGCTGGTGCAGTTGGGGCTGACTTGATTAATAAAATTGCACCAGGTAGTGGACGCTTCCTCTTCCCATTTGTCTTTGCTTGGGGCTTGGCCTACATTGTTTTCTTGAATGCTGAGTTGGTAACATCAAACATGATGTTCTTGACTGCTGGTAGTTTCTTGAAAAAAATTTCTTGGAGAAAAACGGCTGAGATTTTACTTTACTGTACCTTATTCAACCTTATCGGAGCTTTAATAGCAGGTTGGGGCTTTGCTCATTCGGCAGCCTATGCAAATCTGACTCACGATAGTTTCATCTCAGGGGTTGTTGAGATGAAGTTAGGCCGTTCAAATGAATTAATCTTGCTTGAGGCGATTTTGGCAAATATTTTCGTAAATATTGCGATTCTTTCATTTGTTTTGGTCAAAGATGGTGGTGCTAAACTATGGCTCGTTTTATCAGCGATTTACATGTTTGTATTCTTAACAAACGAGCACATTGCTGCGAACTTTGCTTCTTTCGCGATTGTAAAATTCAGTGTTGCTGCTGACTCAATTGCCAACTTCGGTATTGGAAATATGCTTCGCCACTGGGGTGTAACCTTCATCGGAAACTTTATCGGAGGAGGCCTCTTGATGGGTCTTCCATATGCCTTCCTCAATAAAAATGAAGATACTTATGTAGATTAA
- the pfkA gene encoding 6-phosphofructokinase translates to MKRIAVLTSGGDAPGMNAAIRAVVRQAISEGMEVFGIYDGYAGMVAGEIHPLDAASVGDIISRGGTFLHSARYPEFAQLEGQLKGIEQLKKHGIEGVVVIGGDGSYHGAMRLTEHGFPAIGLPGTIDNDIVGTDFTIGFDTAVTTAMDAIDKIRDTSSSHRRTFVIEVMGRNAGDIALWAGIATGADEIIIPEEGFKIEDIVESIKCGYECGKKHNIIVLAEGVMSAAEFGQKLKEAGDTSDLRVTELGHIQRGGSPTARDRVLASRMGAHAVKLLKEGIGGVAVGIRNEKMVENPILGTAEEGALFSLTADGKIVVNNPHKADLELSSLNKSLS, encoded by the coding sequence ATGAAACGTATTGCTGTTTTGACTAGTGGTGGAGACGCCCCTGGTATGAACGCTGCCATCCGCGCAGTTGTTCGTCAAGCAATTTCAGAAGGAATGGAAGTGTTTGGTATCTATGATGGATATGCTGGTATGGTTGCCGGTGAAATTCATCCCCTAGATGCAGCTTCAGTAGGGGACATCATTTCTCGTGGTGGTACTTTCCTTCACTCAGCTCGCTACCCAGAGTTCGCTCAACTTGAAGGGCAACTTAAAGGGATTGAGCAATTGAAAAAACACGGGATTGAAGGTGTAGTTGTTATTGGTGGTGACGGATCTTACCACGGTGCTATGCGTTTGACTGAACATGGCTTCCCAGCTATCGGTCTTCCAGGTACAATCGATAACGATATCGTTGGTACTGACTTTACAATCGGTTTTGACACAGCGGTTACGACTGCTATGGACGCTATCGATAAGATTCGTGATACGTCATCAAGTCACCGTCGTACTTTTGTTATCGAAGTTATGGGACGTAACGCAGGTGATATCGCTCTTTGGGCAGGTATCGCAACTGGTGCTGATGAAATCATCATTCCTGAAGAAGGCTTCAAGATTGAAGATATCGTAGAAAGCATTAAATGTGGTTATGAGTGTGGTAAAAAACACAACATCATCGTCTTGGCAGAAGGTGTTATGTCAGCAGCTGAATTTGGTCAAAAACTAAAAGAAGCTGGGGATACAAGCGACCTTCGTGTGACAGAACTTGGACATATTCAACGTGGTGGTTCTCCAACTGCGCGTGACCGTGTTTTGGCATCACGTATGGGTGCACATGCTGTTAAACTTCTTAAAGAAGGTATCGGTGGTGTTGCGGTTGGTATCCGTAACGAGAAAATGGTTGAAAACCCTATTCTTGGAACTGCAGAAGAAGGAGCATTGTTTAGCCTTACTGCAGATGGTAAGATTGTGGTTAACAACCCACACAAGGCTGACCTTGAGCTATCTAGCTTGAATAAGAGCTTGTCATAA
- a CDS encoding class A sortase — translation MSHKKNKKKTNRKNLLINILAGFLIILSIALIFNSKIRDMFMVWNTNKYQVSQVSKEKLEENQDTEGNFDFDSVKAISSEAVLSSQWDSQKLPVIGGIAVPEVEINLPIFKGLDNVNLFYGAGTMKRDQVMGKGNYTLASLHIFTAENASQMLFSPLSRAKNGMKIYLTDKDKVYTYEIREVKHVTPDRVDEIDDRTGVDEITLVTCVDYDATERIIVKGDLKDTKDYSQTPEEILTAFNQPYKQRY, via the coding sequence ATGTCTCATAAAAAGAATAAAAAGAAAACAAATCGTAAAAATTTACTAATCAATATCTTGGCAGGATTCTTAATCATCTTGTCAATAGCTTTGATTTTCAATTCAAAAATTCGTGATATGTTCATGGTTTGGAATACCAATAAATACCAAGTCAGCCAGGTATCAAAAGAAAAATTGGAAGAAAATCAAGATACAGAAGGGAATTTTGACTTTGATTCCGTAAAAGCCATCTCGTCAGAAGCTGTCTTATCCTCACAATGGGATTCGCAAAAATTGCCAGTTATCGGTGGAATTGCTGTCCCTGAGGTAGAAATTAACTTGCCTATTTTTAAGGGGCTTGATAATGTCAATCTCTTCTATGGAGCTGGTACAATGAAGCGTGATCAAGTGATGGGGAAAGGAAACTATACCCTTGCGAGCCTTCACATCTTCACGGCGGAAAACGCCAGCCAAATGCTCTTTTCTCCATTATCACGCGCTAAAAATGGGATGAAAATTTATCTTACTGATAAGGATAAAGTTTATACCTATGAAATCCGTGAAGTGAAGCATGTGACTCCAGATCGCGTTGATGAGATTGATGACCGTACTGGAGTTGATGAAATCACACTTGTAACTTGTGTTGACTATGATGCGACAGAACGTATTATCGTAAAAGGTGACTTGAAAGATACAAAAGATTATTCACAAACACCTGAAGAAATTCTAACAGCTTTCAATCAACCATATAAACAACGTTATTAA
- the pyk gene encoding pyruvate kinase, with amino-acid sequence MNKRVKIVATLGPAVEIRGGKKFGDDGYWGEKLDVEASAKNIAKLIEAGANTFRFNFSHGDHQEQGERMATVKLAEKLAGKKVGFLLDTKGPEIRTELFEGEAKEYSYKTGEKIRVATKQGIKSTRDVIALNVAGALDIYDDVEVGRQVLVDDGKLGLRVVAKDDATREFEVEVENDGVIAKQKGVNIPNTKIPFPALADRDNDDIRFGLEQGINFIAISFVRTAKDVNEVRAICEETGNGHVQLFAKIENQQGIDNLDEIIEAADGIMIARGDMGIEVPFEMVPVYQKMIITKVNAAGKVVITATNMLETMTEKPRATRSEVSDVFNAVIDGTDATMLSGESANGKYPLESVTTMATIDKNAQTLLNEYGRLNSDSFERNSKTEVMASAVKDATNSMDIKLVVTLTKTGHTARLISKYRPNADILALTFDELTERGLMLNWGVIPMLTDAPSSTDDMFEIAERKAVEAGLVQSGDDIVIVAGVPVGEAVRTNTMRIRTVR; translated from the coding sequence ATGAATAAACGTGTAAAAATCGTTGCAACTTTGGGACCTGCGGTAGAAATCCGTGGTGGTAAAAAATTTGGTGATGACGGATACTGGGGTGAAAAACTTGATGTTGAAGCTTCAGCTAAAAACATTGCCAAATTGATTGAAGCTGGTGCTAACACATTCCGTTTCAACTTCTCACACGGTGACCACCAAGAACAAGGTGAGCGTATGGCAACTGTTAAACTTGCAGAAAAACTTGCAGGTAAAAAAGTTGGTTTCCTTCTTGACACAAAAGGACCAGAAATCCGTACAGAATTGTTCGAAGGTGAAGCTAAAGAGTATTCATACAAAACTGGTGAGAAAATCCGTGTTGCGACTAAACAAGGAATCAAATCAACTCGTGATGTGATTGCATTGAACGTTGCTGGTGCTCTTGATATCTATGATGATGTTGAAGTTGGTCGTCAAGTTTTGGTTGACGATGGTAAACTTGGTCTTCGTGTGGTTGCTAAAGATGATGCAACTCGTGAATTTGAAGTTGAAGTTGAAAACGATGGCGTAATTGCTAAACAAAAAGGTGTTAACATCCCTAACACTAAAATTCCTTTCCCAGCTCTTGCTGATCGTGATAACGATGATATCCGCTTCGGTCTTGAACAAGGTATCAACTTCATCGCGATTTCATTCGTACGTACTGCTAAAGACGTTAACGAAGTTCGTGCAATCTGTGAAGAAACTGGAAATGGACATGTTCAATTGTTCGCTAAAATCGAAAACCAACAAGGTATCGATAACTTGGATGAAATCATCGAAGCTGCTGATGGTATCATGATCGCTCGTGGTGACATGGGTATCGAAGTACCATTCGAAATGGTTCCAGTTTACCAAAAAATGATTATCACTAAAGTCAATGCTGCAGGTAAAGTTGTTATCACTGCAACAAACATGCTTGAAACAATGACTGAAAAACCACGTGCAACTCGTTCAGAAGTATCAGACGTATTTAACGCTGTTATCGATGGAACTGACGCAACAATGCTTTCAGGTGAGTCTGCAAATGGTAAATACCCACTTGAGTCAGTAACTACAATGGCTACAATCGACAAGAACGCTCAAACTCTTCTTAACGAATACGGACGTTTGAACTCAGATTCATTTGAACGTAACTCTAAGACAGAAGTAATGGCTTCAGCTGTTAAAGATGCTACTAACTCAATGGACATTAAATTGGTTGTAACTCTTACTAAGACAGGTCACACTGCACGTTTGATCTCTAAATACCGTCCAAATGCTGATATCTTGGCATTGACATTCGACGAATTGACAGAACGTGGGTTGATGTTGAACTGGGGTGTTATCCCAATGTTGACAGACGCTCCATCTTCAACTGACGATATGTTCGAAATCGCTGAACGTAAAGCAGTTGAAGCAGGACTTGTACAATCTGGTGACGATATCGTTATCGTAGCTGGTGTACCAGTTGGAGAAGCTGTTCGTACAAACACAATGCGTATCCGTACAGTACGTTAA
- a CDS encoding DNA polymerase III subunit alpha, with protein sequence MIAQLDTKTVYSFMESVISIDKYVRAAKEFGYTHLAMMDIDNLYGAFDFLEVTKKYGIHPLLGLEMNVIVDDKDVNLRFLALSSVGYQQLMKLSTAKMQGEKSWSVLSQYLEDIVVIVPYFEELELLNLGCDYYIGVYPETLASEFHHPILPLYRVNTFESKDREVLQVLTAIKENLPLREVPLRSKQDVFISASSLEKLFQERFPQALDNLEKLISGISYDLDTSLKLPRFNPARPAVEELRERAELGLAQKGLTGKEYQDRLDQELAVIHDMGFDDYFLVVWDLLRFGRSNGYYMGMGRGSAVGSLVSYALDITGIDPVEKNLIFERFLNRERYTMPDIDIDIPDIYRPDFIRYVGNKYGSKHAAQIVTFSTFGAKQALRDVLKRFGVPEYELSAITKKISFRDNLKSAYEGNLQFRQQINSKLEYQKAFEIACKIEGYPRQTSVHAAGVVISDQDLTNYIPLKHGDEIPLTQYDAHGVEASGLLKMDFLGLRNLTFVQKMQELLAETEDIHLKIEEIDLEDKETLALFASGNTKGIFQFEQPGAIRLLKRVQPVCFEDVVATTSLNRPGASDYINNFVARKHGQEEVTVLDPVLEDILAPTYGIMLYQEQVMQVAQRFAGFSLGKADILRRAMGKKDATAMHEMRASFIQGSIEAGHTAEKAEQVFDVMEKFAGYGFNRSHAYAYSALAFQLAYFKTHYPAIFYQIMLNSANSDYVTDALEAGFEVAPLSINTIPYHDKIANKSIYLGLKSIKGLSKDLAIWIIEHRPYSNIEDFLAKLPENYLKLPLLEPLVKVGLFDSFEKNRKKVFNNLVNLFEFVKVLGSLFGETIYSWQDSEDWTEQEKFYMEQELLGVGVSKHPLQAIASKAIYPITPISNLSENSYAIILVEVQKIKVIRTKKGENMAFLQVDDSKKKLDVTLFSDLYRQVAQEVREGAFYYIKGKVQSRDGRLQMIAQEIREAVAERFWIQVKNHDSDQEMSRILDQYKGPIPVIIRYEEEQRTIVSPHHFVAKSDELEAKLNGIVMKTIYR encoded by the coding sequence TTGATCGCACAACTAGATACAAAAACAGTCTATAGTTTTATGGAGAGTGTCATTTCAATCGACAAGTATGTGAGAGCAGCTAAAGAATTCGGCTACACTCATCTGGCTATGATGGATATTGACAATCTTTATGGGGCTTTCGACTTTCTAGAGGTTACAAAAAAATACGGCATTCATCCTTTGTTAGGGCTTGAAATGAATGTGATTGTAGATGATAAGGATGTGAATCTGCGCTTTTTAGCTTTATCTAGTGTGGGCTATCAGCAGTTGATGAAACTTTCAACAGCCAAGATGCAGGGGGAGAAAAGTTGGTCAGTTCTATCTCAGTATCTAGAGGATATTGTGGTAATTGTGCCTTATTTTGAAGAGCTTGAGTTGTTAAATCTAGGCTGTGATTACTATATAGGGGTTTACCCAGAAACACTGGCCAGCGAATTTCACCATCCTATTTTACCATTGTATCGGGTCAATACATTTGAAAGTAAGGATAGAGAAGTTCTTCAAGTATTAACAGCGATTAAAGAAAATCTACCGCTCAGAGAAGTCCCTTTGCGTTCGAAACAAGATGTTTTTATATCAGCAAGTTCTTTAGAGAAACTATTCCAAGAACGTTTTCCGCAAGCCTTGGACAATTTAGAAAAGCTTATTTCAGGCATCTCTTATGACTTGGATACTAGTCTGAAATTGCCTCGCTTTAATCCAGCTAGACCAGCAGTAGAAGAGTTGAGAGAACGTGCTGAATTGGGGCTTGCTCAGAAGGGGTTAACTGGTAAAGAATATCAAGACCGTCTAGACCAAGAATTGGCTGTTATTCATGATATGGGCTTTGATGATTATTTCTTGGTTGTCTGGGATTTGTTGCGTTTTGGACGTTCGAATGGCTATTATATGGGAATGGGACGAGGTTCCGCAGTTGGTAGCTTGGTTTCCTATGCTTTAGACATTACAGGGATTGACCCAGTAGAGAAAAATCTGATTTTTGAACGTTTCCTCAATCGTGAACGCTATACTATGCCTGATATTGATATTGATATCCCAGATATTTATCGTCCAGATTTTATCAGATATGTTGGTAATAAATACGGCAGTAAACATGCGGCTCAAATCGTTACTTTTTCAACCTTTGGTGCTAAACAAGCTTTGCGAGATGTCTTGAAGCGCTTTGGTGTTCCAGAGTATGAATTATCTGCAATTACCAAGAAAATCAGTTTTCGTGATAATCTCAAGTCGGCCTATGAGGGTAACCTCCAGTTTCGTCAGCAAATCAATAGTAAGTTAGAATACCAAAAAGCTTTTGAAATTGCCTGCAAGATTGAGGGATATCCAAGACAAACCTCTGTCCATGCGGCTGGTGTTGTGATCAGTGACCAAGATTTGACTAACTACATCCCTCTAAAGCATGGTGACGAAATTCCACTGACTCAGTATGATGCTCATGGAGTTGAAGCAAGTGGACTTTTGAAAATGGATTTTCTGGGGCTACGAAATTTGACCTTTGTCCAGAAGATGCAAGAATTGCTTGCTGAAACAGAAGATATTCACTTGAAAATTGAAGAAATCGATTTGGAAGATAAAGAAACGCTAGCTCTTTTTGCTTCTGGCAATACAAAAGGTATCTTTCAATTTGAGCAACCTGGTGCCATTCGGCTACTTAAGCGTGTTCAACCAGTCTGTTTTGAAGATGTAGTAGCAACTACTTCCCTAAATCGACCAGGTGCTAGTGATTATATCAATAATTTTGTAGCTAGAAAGCATGGGCAGGAAGAAGTGACGGTTCTGGATCCAGTGCTGGAGGATATTTTGGCTCCAACTTATGGCATTATGCTCTATCAGGAACAGGTTATGCAGGTTGCTCAGCGATTTGCTGGATTTAGTCTTGGGAAGGCTGATATTTTGCGTCGAGCTATGGGTAAAAAGGATGCCACTGCCATGCATGAGATGAGGGCTTCCTTTATTCAAGGCTCCATAGAAGCTGGTCATACTGCGGAAAAAGCAGAGCAGGTTTTTGATGTTATGGAGAAGTTTGCAGGTTATGGATTTAATAGATCTCACGCCTATGCCTACTCAGCCTTGGCCTTCCAGTTGGCTTATTTTAAAACACATTATCCAGCTATCTTTTATCAGATTATGTTGAATTCTGCCAACAGTGATTATGTAACAGATGCCTTGGAAGCAGGTTTTGAAGTAGCCCCATTGTCCATTAATACTATTCCCTATCACGATAAAATTGCGAACAAGTCTATCTATCTAGGTTTGAAATCGATTAAGGGGCTCAGCAAGGATTTGGCTATTTGGATTATTGAACATAGACCTTATTCTAATATTGAAGATTTTTTAGCTAAACTACCTGAGAATTATTTGAAACTTCCCTTGCTGGAACCTTTGGTAAAAGTTGGTCTTTTCGATTCATTTGAAAAAAATCGTAAAAAAGTATTCAATAATTTAGTTAATCTATTTGAATTTGTGAAAGTATTAGGAAGCTTATTTGGAGAGACTATCTATAGTTGGCAAGATTCGGAGGACTGGACGGAGCAAGAAAAATTCTACATGGAACAAGAGCTCCTAGGAGTAGGCGTCAGCAAACATCCTCTACAAGCTATTGCAAGTAAGGCTATTTATCCGATTACTCCTATTAGTAATTTGTCAGAAAATAGCTATGCTATTATCTTGGTTGAAGTTCAGAAGATAAAAGTAATTCGTACCAAAAAAGGTGAAAATATGGCTTTCTTACAGGTGGATGACAGTAAGAAAAAATTGGATGTTACCCTCTTTTCAGATTTATATCGACAGGTTGCTCAGGAAGTAAGAGAAGGAGCCTTCTACTATATTAAAGGGAAAGTCCAGTCACGTGACGGTCGTCTGCAAATGATTGCACAAGAAATAAGAGAAGCAGTGGCTGAGCGCTTTTGGATTCAGGTGAAAAATCATGACTCGGATCAAGAAATGTCACGTATTTTAGACCAGTATAAAGGCCCAATCCCAGTCATTATCAGGTATGAAGAGGAACAGAGAACAATTGTTTCTCCCCATCATTTTGTAGCTAAATCTGATGAATTAGAAGCGAAATTGAATGGAATAGTTATGAAAACGATTTATCGCTAA
- a CDS encoding L-lactate dehydrogenase has protein sequence MTSTKQHKKVILVGDGAVGSSYAFALVNQGIAQELGIIEIPQLHEKAVGDALDLSHALAFTSPKKIYAAQYSDCADADLVVITAGAPQKPGETRLDLVGKNLAINKSIVTQVVESGFKGIFLVAANPVDVLTYSTWKFSGFPKERVIGSGTSLDSARFRQALAEKLDVDARSVHAYIMGEHGDSEFAVWSHANIAGVNLEEFLKDTQNVQEAELIELFEGVRDAAYTIINKKGATYYGIAVALARITKAILDDENAVLPLSVFQEGQYGVKNVFIGQPAVVGAHGIVRPVNIPLNDAETQKMQASAKELQAIIDEAWKNPEFQAASKN, from the coding sequence ATGACTTCAACTAAACAACACAAAAAAGTTATCCTTGTCGGTGATGGTGCTGTAGGTTCTTCTTACGCTTTTGCACTTGTTAACCAAGGAATTGCACAAGAGCTTGGAATTATCGAAATTCCACAATTGCATGAAAAAGCTGTTGGTGACGCTCTTGACCTTAGTCACGCCCTTGCCTTCACTTCACCTAAAAAAATCTATGCAGCTCAATACTCTGACTGTGCAGACGCTGACCTTGTTGTAATCACTGCAGGTGCGCCTCAAAAACCAGGTGAAACTCGTCTTGACCTTGTAGGTAAAAACCTTGCTATCAACAAATCAATCGTAACTCAAGTTGTTGAATCAGGTTTCAAAGGTATCTTCCTTGTTGCTGCTAACCCAGTTGACGTCTTGACTTACTCAACTTGGAAATTCTCTGGATTCCCTAAAGAACGCGTTATCGGTTCAGGTACTTCACTTGACTCAGCTCGTTTCCGTCAAGCACTTGCTGAAAAATTGGATGTTGATGCTCGTTCAGTGCACGCCTACATTATGGGTGAACACGGTGACTCTGAGTTCGCTGTTTGGTCACACGCTAACATCGCTGGTGTAAACCTTGAAGAATTCCTTAAAGACACTCAAAATGTTCAAGAAGCTGAATTGATTGAATTGTTCGAAGGTGTTCGTGATGCAGCCTACACAATCATCAACAAAAAAGGTGCAACATACTACGGTATCGCAGTAGCCCTTGCTCGTATCACTAAAGCAATCCTTGACGACGAAAACGCAGTACTTCCACTTTCAGTATTCCAAGAAGGTCAATACGGAGTTAAGAATGTCTTTATCGGTCAACCAGCTGTTGTTGGTGCACATGGTATCGTTCGTCCAGTAAACATTCCATTGAACGACGCAGAAACTCAAAAAATGCAAGCATCTGCTAAAGAATTGCAAGCTATCATTGACGAAGCATGGAAAAATCCAGAATTCCAAGCAGCTTCTAAAAACTAA
- the gyrA gene encoding DNA gyrase subunit A encodes MQDRNLVNVNLTKEMKTSFIDYAMSVIVARALPDVRDGLKPVHRRILYGMNELGVTPDKPHKKSARITGDVMGKYHPHGDSSIYEAMVRMAQWWSYRYMLVDGHGNFGSMDGDGAAAQRYTEARMSKIALEMLRDINKNTVDFVDNYDANEREPLVLPARFPNLLVNGATGIAVGMATNIPPHNLGETIDAVKLVMDNPEVTTKDLMEVLPGPDFPTGALVMGKSGIHKAYETGKGSIVLRSRTEIEETKTGRERIVVTEFPYMVNKTKVHEHIVRLVQEKRIEGITAVRDESNREGVRFVIEVKRDASANVILNNLFKMTQMQTNFGFNMLAIQNGVPKILSLRQILDAYIEHQKEVVVRRTRFDKEKAEARAHILEGLLISLDHIDEVIRIIRASETDAEAQAELMSKFKLSERQSQAILDMRLRRLTGLERDKIQSEYDDLLALIADLADILAKPERVSQIIKDELDEVKRKFGDQRRTELMVGEVLSLEDEDLIEEADVLITLSNKGYIKRLDQAEFTAQKRGGRGVQGTGVKDDDFVRELVSTSTHDHLLFFTNKGRVYRLKGYEIPEYGRIAKGLPIVNLLKLDEGESIQTIINVESERSDDAYLFFTTRHGIVKRTSVKEFANIRQNGLKALNLKDEDELINVLLTEEDTDIIIGTKFGYSIRFNQSAVRGMSRIATGVKGVNLRDGDTVVGASVITDQDEVLIITEKGYGKRTVATEYPTKGRGGKGMQTAKITEKNGSLAGLMTVKGDEDLMIITDTGVMIRTNVANISQTGRSTMGVKVMRLDQDAKIVTFTTVAAAEKEEVGTENETEGEA; translated from the coding sequence ATGCAGGATAGAAATTTAGTGAATGTCAATCTGACAAAGGAGATGAAGACGAGCTTTATCGACTACGCCATGAGTGTTATCGTAGCGCGGGCCCTTCCTGATGTTCGAGATGGCTTGAAACCTGTTCACCGTCGGATTCTCTACGGAATGAATGAATTGGGAGTTACTCCAGACAAACCTCATAAAAAATCTGCTCGTATTACAGGGGATGTCATGGGTAAATATCACCCACACGGGGATTCCTCTATCTATGAAGCCATGGTCCGTATGGCTCAATGGTGGAGTTACCGTTACATGCTTGTAGATGGTCATGGGAACTTTGGTTCCATGGATGGTGATGGTGCTGCCGCCCAGCGTTACACTGAGGCACGTATGAGCAAGATTGCTCTGGAGATGCTTCGTGATATTAACAAAAATACAGTTGACTTCGTTGATAACTATGATGCCAATGAACGTGAACCCTTGGTCTTGCCAGCGCGTTTTCCTAATCTTTTGGTTAATGGAGCAACTGGTATTGCGGTTGGGATGGCAACCAATATTCCACCTCATAACCTTGGTGAAACCATTGATGCAGTGAAGTTGGTCATGGACAATCCTGAAGTGACCACTAAGGACTTGATGGAAGTCTTGCCTGGGCCAGATTTTCCAACTGGTGCTCTTGTTATGGGGAAATCCGGTATTCATAAGGCTTATGAAACAGGTAAAGGATCGATTGTCCTCCGTTCACGTACTGAAATTGAAGAAACTAAGACTGGACGTGAGCGTATTGTTGTAACAGAATTTCCTTATATGGTCAATAAAACAAAGGTGCATGAGCATATTGTTCGTTTGGTTCAGGAAAAACGTATTGAGGGGATTACAGCAGTCCGTGATGAGTCAAACCGTGAAGGTGTTCGATTTGTTATTGAAGTCAAGCGTGATGCCTCAGCCAATGTTATCCTCAACAACCTCTTCAAGATGACCCAGATGCAAACCAACTTTGGTTTTAATATGCTTGCAATCCAAAATGGGGTACCAAAGATTTTGTCCCTTCGTCAGATTTTGGATGCTTATATCGAGCACCAAAAAGAAGTGGTTGTTCGTCGTACTCGTTTTGATAAGGAAAAAGCAGAAGCGCGTGCTCATATCTTAGAAGGTCTCTTGATTTCGCTAGACCATATTGATGAAGTGATTCGTATCATCCGCGCTAGTGAAACGGATGCTGAAGCACAAGCTGAGTTGATGAGTAAGTTTAAGCTTTCTGAACGTCAAAGTCAAGCCATTCTTGATATGCGTCTTCGTCGTTTGACAGGTTTGGAACGCGATAAGATTCAGTCTGAGTATGATGACCTCTTGGCTCTGATTGCAGATTTAGCAGATATTCTTGCTAAGCCCGAACGTGTTTCTCAAATCATCAAGGATGAATTAGATGAAGTCAAGCGTAAGTTTGGTGATCAACGTCGTACGGAATTGATGGTCGGTGAAGTCTTGAGTCTTGAAGATGAGGATCTAATTGAAGAAGCTGATGTCTTGATCACTCTTTCTAATAAAGGATACATCAAACGTCTGGACCAAGCTGAGTTTACTGCTCAAAAACGTGGGGGTCGTGGTGTTCAAGGAACTGGTGTTAAGGATGACGATTTTGTTCGTGAATTAGTGTCAACTAGCACCCATGATCATCTGCTCTTCTTCACAAATAAAGGACGTGTCTATCGCCTGAAAGGCTATGAAATTCCTGAGTATGGCCGTATTGCCAAGGGATTGCCAATTGTCAATCTTTTGAAATTGGATGAAGGTGAAAGTATTCAGACCATCATCAATGTTGAGTCTGAACGTAGTGATGATGCTTACCTCTTCTTCACAACCCGTCATGGTATTGTGAAGAGAACCAGCGTTAAGGAATTTGCTAATATTCGTCAGAATGGACTCAAGGCTTTGAACCTCAAGGATGAAGATGAGTTGATTAATGTCTTACTGACAGAAGAGGACACGGATATTATCATTGGTACCAAGTTTGGTTATTCAATTCGCTTTAATCAATCAGCCGTTCGTGGTATGAGTCGTATCGCCACTGGTGTGAAAGGTGTTAACCTTCGTGACGGAGACACAGTTGTTGGTGCTAGTGTGATTACAGACCAGGACGAGGTTCTTATCATCACAGAAAAGGGGTATGGTAAGCGCACAGTTGCGACCGAATATCCAACTAAAGGTCGTGGTGGTAAAGGGATGCAAACCGCTAAGATTACAGAAAAGAACGGTTCTCTTGCTGGTCTTATGACCGTTAAAGGCGATGAAGATTTGATGATTATCACTGATACAGGTGTCATGATTCGAACCAACGTTGCCAATATTTCACAAACAGGTCGCTCAACTATGGGAGTTAAAGTGATGCGCCTGGACCAAGATGCTAAAATTGTAACCTTTACTACGGTTGCAGCTGCAGAAAAAGAAGAAGTTGGGACAGAAAACGAAACAGAAGGTGAAGCATAA